Proteins from one Salarias fasciatus chromosome 14, fSalaFa1.1, whole genome shotgun sequence genomic window:
- the LOC115400724 gene encoding prolactin-releasing peptide receptor-like, producing MDTFVDFGMTHNISHETGQDNLEDVKRLNHSLDMFVGMEVLQRLKPLFLPLYSVVVVVAVVGNLFLLACILADKKLHNATNIFIGNLAAGDLLMCLSCVPLTVSYAFDSHGWAFGRPLCHLVPLLQCATVFASVLSLTAIAVDRYIVVAHPVRRRISVWGCGAVTLGVWLLSLALAAPPSLYTRYLDLRPTGVDLVVCEEFWPNSGNLRLLYSCFILIATYMIPLLSVSVSYCAITISLKRYSVPGEPSNSQQRWSQRRKKTFLLLVASVLAFALCWLPLQVLNLLLDLDPNFHIIGKRYINVLQVCSHLVAMSSACYNPFIYASLHSKVRMHLKGYLCPCRKRQSGMVETGTSRR from the exons ATGGACACGTTCGTGGACTTTGGAATGACCCACAACATCAGCCATGAAACTGGACAAGACAACCTTGAAGATGTCAAAAGACTGAACCACAGCTTGGATATGTTCGTAGGCATGGAGGTTCTCCAGCGGCTGAAGCCTCTGTTCTTGCCGCTCTACAGCGTCGTAGTGGTTGTCGCTGTTGTTGGGAACCTATTCCTGTTGGCCTGCATCTTGGCTGACAAGAAACTTCATAACGccacaaacattttcattggTAATTTAGCAGCTGGCgacctgctgatgtgtttgagTTGTGTTCCACTGACTGTGTCTTATGCCTTTGACAGCCATGGCTGGGCTTTTGGAAGACCCCTCTGCCATTTGGTCCCCTTGCTTCAATGTGCCACAGTGTTTGCGTCAGTGCTTTCACTCACTGCCATTGCTGTGGACCGCTACATCGTTGTAG CTCACCCTGTCCGGAGGAGGATCTCTGTTTGGGGTTGTGGTGCAGTGACTCTGGGGGTCTGGCTTTTATCTCTGGCTCTGGCCGCACCGCCATCCCTTTATACACGTTACCTGGACCTGCGGCCCACTGGCGTTGACCTGGTCGTGTGTGAGGAATTCTGGCCCAACAGTGGAAATCTGCGGCTGCTTTACTCTTGCTTCATCCTCATAGCCACCTACATGATCccgctgctgtcagtcagcgtGTCCTACTGTGCCATCACCATCAGCCTGAAGCGCTACTCGGTACCCGGGGAGCCGTCCAACAGTCAGCAGcgctggagccagaggaggaagaagaccttcctgctgctggtggcctcaGTGCTCGCCTTTGCCCTGTGTTGGCTGCCTCTGCAG GTGCTGAACCTGTTGCTGGatttggacccaaacttccatATCATAGGAAAGCGCTACATAAAcgtgctgcaggtctgctctCATTTAGTGGCCATGAGCTCTGCGTGCTACAACCCCTTCATCTACGCCTCCCTGCACAGCAAGGTGCGCATGCACCTGAAAGGCTACCTCTGCCCATGCCGCAAGCGCCAGAGTGGAATGGTGGAGACGGGAACATCCAGGAGATGA